In a genomic window of Perognathus longimembris pacificus isolate PPM17 chromosome 21, ASM2315922v1, whole genome shotgun sequence:
- the LOC125339363 gene encoding enhancer of rudimentary homolog: MLSGNDEESEVGRSSGSRGSSSEAFGAKSHTILLVQPTKRPEGRTYADYESVNECMEGGCKMYEEHLKSMNPNSTSITYDVSQLFDFIDNLADLSCLVYRADTQTYQPYNKDWIKEKIYVFLRRQAQQAGK; the protein is encoded by the exons ATGCTTTCAGGAAATGATGAG gaaagtgaggTTGGCCGCAGCAGCGGCAGCAGAGGTAGCAGCAGCGAAGCGTTTGGCGCGAAGTCTCACACCATTTTGCTAGTACAGCCTACCAAGAGGCCAGAAGGCAGAACTTATGCTGACTATGAATCTGTGAATGAATGCATGGAAGGTGGTTGTAAAATGTATGAAGAGCATCTGAAGAGCATGAATCCCAACAGCACCTCCATCACGTATGATGTCAGCCAGTTGTTTGATTTTATCGATAATCTAgcagatctcagctgccttgtTTACCGAGCTGATACCCAGACATACCAGCCTTATAACAAAGACTGGATCAAAGAAAAGATCTACGTGTTCCTTCGTCGGCAGGCCCAACAGGCTGGGAAATAA